A region from the Melioribacter roseus P3M-2 genome encodes:
- the fabF gene encoding beta-ketoacyl-ACP synthase II codes for MQKRRVVITGMGAVTPIGNNIKDFWEGLISGKNGAGKITKFDVSEFTTQFACELKNFDPADYIDKKELRRMDSYTHYALASAAMALEDSAIDLSKINKEMAGVVFGSGIGGIWTFEEQHSAFVNGGPKRVSPFFVPMMIPDIAAGHISIKYGLKGPNYATVSACATSSHAIADAFILIQRGSADLIFTGGSEAPITPMSIAGFNSARALSTWNDRYMEASRPFDKDRNGFVMGEGGGVIVLEELEHALARGAKIYAEIVGVGLTGDAYHITAPAPNGEGAARAMKEALRDADVKPEEVDYINAHGTSTELNDINETKAIKSVFGDHAYKLNVSSTKSMTGHLLGAAGAVEAIATILAIKNSSIPPTINLEEPDPECDLNYTPKKPVNREIKYAISNTFGFGGHNASLLFKKFEG; via the coding sequence TATCCGAATTTACGACTCAATTTGCCTGCGAACTGAAAAATTTCGATCCTGCCGATTATATCGATAAAAAAGAACTCCGCAGAATGGATTCATATACTCATTATGCGCTCGCTTCGGCAGCCATGGCTTTGGAAGATTCCGCAATAGACCTCTCCAAGATTAACAAAGAAATGGCGGGCGTGGTGTTCGGAAGCGGCATCGGAGGCATTTGGACTTTTGAAGAACAACATTCTGCATTTGTCAATGGGGGACCCAAAAGAGTAAGTCCGTTCTTTGTTCCCATGATGATTCCCGATATTGCAGCCGGTCACATTTCAATCAAATACGGGTTGAAAGGACCGAACTATGCGACTGTATCCGCATGCGCAACTTCTTCTCATGCAATAGCAGATGCATTTATTCTTATTCAAAGAGGCTCTGCCGATCTGATATTTACAGGCGGATCAGAAGCGCCGATTACTCCGATGTCGATTGCGGGATTTAATTCGGCGCGAGCTCTCTCTACGTGGAACGACCGTTATATGGAGGCTTCCAGACCGTTCGACAAAGACCGCAACGGTTTTGTAATGGGAGAAGGAGGCGGCGTTATTGTACTCGAAGAGCTCGAACACGCGTTGGCAAGAGGCGCCAAAATTTATGCGGAAATTGTCGGCGTCGGATTAACCGGCGACGCTTATCACATTACGGCTCCCGCTCCGAATGGCGAAGGAGCTGCCCGCGCCATGAAAGAAGCCCTTCGCGACGCAGATGTAAAACCCGAAGAAGTCGATTATATCAACGCTCACGGCACTTCGACAGAATTGAACGATATCAACGAGACAAAAGCTATTAAATCGGTCTTTGGCGATCATGCTTACAAATTGAACGTCAGCTCCACTAAATCGATGACGGGGCATTTGCTCGGCGCCGCAGGAGCCGTTGAAGCAATCGCCACAATATTAGCAATAAAAAACAGCTCTATTCCGCCGACAATTAACCTTGAAGAACCCGATCCCGAGTGCGATTTGAATTATACGCCGAAGAAGCCCGTAAACAGAGAAATTAAATATGCGATCAGCAACACTTTCGGATTCGGAGGTCATAACGCCAGTCTGTTGTTTAAAAAGTTCGAAGGATAA
- the rnc gene encoding ribonuclease III yields the protein MFGRFIKNIFSRKERKYIKDYLFDIELLESILGFKVKNAEYYIKALTHRSYLELFPELEKSNERLEFLGDAVLNMVVAEYLFRTYSTQEEGFLTKVRSTIVNRANLFACAEYLGIVRLLLYNQKYIDQTAEGMKTILSDAIEALIGAIYLDRGLKYAKQFILRAVILPSKEHGNILKDQNYKGQLLELTHSKKISSPRYVVVSETGPQHDKEFVVDVFVNNEKLGSGKGKNKKTAEQNAAKDALSKIKDAPSSS from the coding sequence TTGTTTGGAAGGTTTATCAAAAATATTTTTTCCCGCAAGGAACGAAAATATATAAAAGATTATCTGTTCGACATCGAACTGCTTGAAAGCATTTTGGGCTTCAAAGTAAAAAACGCAGAATACTACATTAAAGCTCTAACCCACAGATCGTATCTCGAGCTTTTTCCGGAACTCGAAAAATCCAACGAACGACTCGAATTCCTCGGCGACGCTGTCCTCAATATGGTTGTGGCCGAATATTTGTTTCGTACATATTCCACTCAGGAAGAAGGCTTTCTTACCAAAGTGCGCTCCACAATTGTAAACAGAGCCAATTTGTTCGCATGCGCGGAATACCTCGGAATTGTCAGGCTTTTACTCTATAACCAAAAATATATCGACCAGACCGCGGAAGGAATGAAAACAATTTTATCCGACGCTATCGAAGCTCTGATAGGCGCCATTTATCTGGACAGGGGATTAAAATACGCGAAACAGTTTATTTTAAGAGCCGTAATTTTACCGTCTAAAGAACACGGGAATATATTGAAAGACCAAAATTATAAAGGACAATTGCTCGAACTTACCCATTCGAAGAAAATCAGCTCGCCCAGATACGTCGTTGTTAGCGAAACAGGACCGCAGCACGACAAGGAATTTGTTGTGGATGTTTTTGTGAATAACGAAAAACTCGGCAGCGGTAAAGGGAAGAACAAAAAAACCGCAGAACAAAACGCCGCGAAGGACGCCCTCTCGAAAATTAAAGACGCCCCCTCTTCATCTTAA